Proteins co-encoded in one Capsicum annuum cultivar UCD-10X-F1 chromosome 9, UCD10Xv1.1, whole genome shotgun sequence genomic window:
- the LOC107842409 gene encoding lysine-specific demethylase JMJ14-like isoform X1 — protein MQRVRISLLMIAAFFFGASVGLFIEYLFEIDQLAIFNKSIAHLLVVTIKRAASPMISSKHFTTMCEPLVTTWQEEFEDTLKYMASIRTKAEAYGICRIVPPASLKPLCPLKEKPI, from the exons ATGCAGAGGGTGAGGATCTCACTCTTGATGATTGCTGCCTTTTTCTTTGGTGCTTCTGTTGGCCTATTTATTGAATATCTCTTTGAAATCGATCAATT GGCTATATTCAACAAATCAATCGCCCATCTATTGGTGGTAACAATCAAG AGGGCTGCATCCCCTATGATATCCAGTAAGCACTTCACTACAATGTGTGAACCTCTTGTAACAACGTGGCAGGAG GAGTTTGAAGATACGCTGAAATATATGGCTAGCATACGCACCAAAGCAGAGGCTTATGGAATTTGTCGCATAGTACCTCCTGCTTCGTTGAAACCTCTATGCCCTCTTAAGGAAAAACCTATATGA
- the LOC107842409 gene encoding lysine-specific demethylase JMJ14-like isoform X2, which translates to MIAAFFFGASVGLFIEYLFEIDQLAIFNKSIAHLLVVTIKRAASPMISSKHFTTMCEPLVTTWQEEFEDTLKYMASIRTKAEAYGICRIVPPASLKPLCPLKEKPI; encoded by the exons ATGATTGCTGCCTTTTTCTTTGGTGCTTCTGTTGGCCTATTTATTGAATATCTCTTTGAAATCGATCAATT GGCTATATTCAACAAATCAATCGCCCATCTATTGGTGGTAACAATCAAG AGGGCTGCATCCCCTATGATATCCAGTAAGCACTTCACTACAATGTGTGAACCTCTTGTAACAACGTGGCAGGAG GAGTTTGAAGATACGCTGAAATATATGGCTAGCATACGCACCAAAGCAGAGGCTTATGGAATTTGTCGCATAGTACCTCCTGCTTCGTTGAAACCTCTATGCCCTCTTAAGGAAAAACCTATATGA